AGCTCTTTATGGGTAGACATGATTTCCCTCAATCTGACAAAAGTCCTCACAATGGAAATATTGACCTGGATGGCTCTACTGCTCATCAGTACACTCGACAGCATGGCAATACCGAGCTCAGTGAAAGCAAAAGGACATTTACGCAATCCCAATCTCAACGATTTGGAAGTCACAAATTGTGACTTCCAATTTTTCATTTCATCATTGTTAAGCTGAAACATGAAATCTGCAGGAAATCGCTCGATATTTCTATGGACAGCCTGGTTCAATACTTTAGTCTTAACGCCATACAGCATTGCCAGGTCCCGGTCTAGCAATACTTTCTTTCCGCGGATCAGGAAAATCCTTTGCTCAAGGAATGCTTCCGGAATTTCGACTGCAATGTTTTCATTGTTCATAAAAATGGATTAACAATTTCCATGCCAGGATCTGGAAACCGATTTTCTTCGAAAACAGCGATTGTTGCGCATTGTCTCAAAATCCTTTCAGTCTCGGATTCAACTGTTGCTTTCATGAACAAAGGGGAATTTTTGAGCTTGGGATTGATAAGGGGTCGCGTTTCGCCAATTGTCATTCCACTACTCTTTAGGGTGAACAGGCTTTTTGGAGATGGGTTCCACCATCATTTAAGCCTTCATGCCGAAATTGATCGCCTTCCGATGGGGACAAGTCGTGGATTGGGCGAGGAGTTTAGGAACGACATGTCCCCATTTCTTTCAAAAATGACATTTTGCTTAATCCGGGGAAAATGAATAGAATCTATGGCTGACATGAATCTTGAAACACAGCGACAGCAGGCACAGCTGGATTTTCTGGCAGGCGGGGCGCAGATCGAAGTCGGTAACGCTGCAAATTTACCCATTCCTCTGGATCAGTTAAGTGCCACTACGGCTGATTCACCGCACGTGGTTAAAGCATTTTCTTCCGGTTTGACAGCGCATGTCTATAAAATCAAGGCGGGTGGACAATTCTGGACCCTCAAATGCAAACGGCAGGAAAGTCTGGTGAAAAACCCTGACGGTCAGACTTCATTTCTCAACGAAATTCAGAGACGCCGTGATTTTTTCGAACTGAAGAGATCACCTGCGAACGCATCGCTGTTCACTCACATCGTGGAAACGGAATATGCATCCCTCAGCGATGGAGTCATTCTCTCGCCCTGGATCGAGGGTGAACATCTCCGGCACTTCGACGGCCGGGTCTATGATCAGCTCTTCGGCACCATCGTCAACCTTGAGCTGAGCGGGTTCTTCGAATGGGACTTCTGCCCGGGCAACATCCTGGATGACGGCAAGCGGCTTATGCTCTTTGACTTTGGGTACATGTACCGATTCGAGCCAAGGGAACAATTCAATAGTAACGGACTTGCAACGCCTCTGTTTCATGGTATCGAGCGATTCGAGACGCGAAACTTCTTTGATTTCCTGCTGCGCAGCCAGAAAAGCCTGGACGGATCCCGGCTGCTGGAAGCATATCGTGAAGAGAAGAAATACGCCCTGAAACATTACGAGATCAAACTTGACCGGTTAAAATCAATGGAGGCAGCGGAACCTGTGCTGCAATGGCATCACGCCATCATTCAGCGATGGCGGCTGGCATTGGAATGCAGTAATTCCCTGCACAGGCTGTATCTGCTGGAAAGTTTCCGTTCCAATGTTCTGGATCTGTTAGACGACCTGCACGGCAAATCCTGTACGTCACAAACGCTCATGCGGGCGGATTTAGTCGTAAACATGCTGAAAGAGCACTTCACCCTGCTGGCAGAGGAGGATGGGCTCTTCTTCGGCGACGAAAAAAAGACGCAGACAGAACTTGTTAAGAAATACCTGTGCCTGAGGGAAAAGGCGGCAGAGTATCAGCTGGGAAGTCAATAAAGATTACTGGAGCGCGTCTTGTCATTGTCAATTGTCAAGACACGGTCCCTATCGCCATCCAGAACTCTGAATCGAGAGTTTGATAAGAATGAACTTTTGTTTTGACAACCTGGACCATTCTGCCTTAAGTTTATGAAATGATTACAACCCGTTCCTTTGTTTCATTTCTGGAGTCAGGGGATATCTCAGGCCTTCGCAGCGTGCCTAAAAGCGATCTCCACAATCACGGTATTTACGGCGGGAACCAGGATTATATCCGCAGGAAAACAGGCGCGCATTTAAAACTAGAATCCAGTCTCAACGGCCTGACCGGAATGGCCGGATGGTGCGATACGCACCTGAAGCCTCTCTATCGGGATGTGGAAGGGCTCCTGCTTCTGTTCGAATCGGCTTTTATCCAGGCCGCGGAAGACGGTGTGACCAGACTGGAGATGAGCCTGGACTCAAAATATGCCGGATTTTTCGGCGGAAACTGTCAGGGGTACGTTGACGCCATCAGGAAGCTCCACCAGGAATTCGCTCCTCAGATCGATTTCAGGCCTGAAATAGGCATCAACCGGTGTCTGCCCACTGCCGAACTTTATCCGGCAGTAAAGAAATTCATCGACACCGGGTATTTCAAATCAATCGACCTCTATGGGGATGAATTCGCCCGGCTGGTTGAGAATTTCAAGGAAATCTACCGGATGGCCGGGGAAAAAGGGCTCAAACTCAAGGCGCATGTCGGAGAGGCAGGCACAGCTGAGGACATTGTCAGGGCAGTTGAGGTCCTGAACCTGACTGAAATACAGCATGGCATAGCAGCAGCCACGTCAGAAAAAGTGATGGATTTCCTGGCCGAGCGTTCAGTGCAGCTCAACATCTGCCCGGAAAGCAATATCACGCTTGGTTATTCCTCTGATTACACCACTCCTGCCCGAATTTTATTCGACAATGGAGTCAGGATCACAATCAACACCGACGACTGCCTGATATTCGGCAAAGGCTTGAGTGAACAGTACCTGAAACTATACCAGAGCGGGACATTCTCCGCTGCAGATCTGGACAGCATAAGGCTGAACGGGCTGAATTCCCGGCAATGATCGGAAATACGTGATAAGATTGTATGAATGCGGTCTTTCCTGTTCGAACTGTGGGAGGTTTTGATGAAACTGGCATCAGGAGACAGAAAACTGATTCAGGAAGCGATCAATGTCATAATCAGGTCCAGGCCGGTCCGTCTCAAGGATACCGGCGACGTAGGAGCCGCACTGATCACCCCGGAAGGTAATGTTTACAGCGGCGTCTGCCTGGGCTTTCAGTGCGGCATCGGAACCTGCGGGGAGTATCAGGCCATCGGGGCCATGATCTCCGGCGGGGAAAAGGTAATCAGAGCTATAGTCGCGGTATGGTTTGACGATAAAACAGGCAGGTATCAGGTGATCCCGCCCTGCGGAAAATGCAGGGAGACGATCAGCCAGATCTGCAGGGAAAACAGGAACACAGAGGTGATCATCTCCGAATCGGAAAAAGTGAAGCTCAGCGAGCTGCTTCCCCATCCCTGGGAATATATCATGGAAAAAGGTCCTGATTCTGAGTAAGGGTCGCTTTCCCTTGAATCCGATCTGGCGTTTGGGAGCTTCAGTCCACCCCTAATTTCCGTGAATATATAAGGCTTGTAGCGTGGTATGCCGATGTTTAAGGTCACAAATTGTGACCTTGGGATTCCAGTTTCCTTCATATTCAGTTGAAACACAAAGTCTTTTGGGAAGCGCTCCTGATTCCGTTTTACCGCCTGATTCAGTATTTTCGTCTCAACTTCATACATTTCAGCAAGGTCCCTGTCGAGCAGCACTTTCTTTCCGCGGATCAGGAAAATCCTTTGCTCAAGAAATGCTTCCGGAATTTCGACTGCAATGTTTTCATTGTTCATAAAAATGGATTAACAATTTCCATGCCAGGATCTTGAAACCGATTTTCTTCGAAAACAGCGATTTTTGTGCATTATCTCAAAATCCTTTCTGTCTCATACTGATACACTTTTTTCTTATTTTCCTTTTTCGACATCTGGAACAACTTGCCGCGCCTGATTTCTTGAATAGCTGGAAGATTCCGGCATAATTGAAATTATAGAGTATTCAGTGCCTGAACATGGAAGTTTCGAGTATAAGAGCGAGGAGGGAGTATGAAGTATTATCCGCAGCTGGTAATCGCGTGTTTATTTGCAGCAAGCATATCAATCCAGGCCATGTCGGCCGGCCAGGTCGCAGACAGGGAAAAGATCCGGGCCAAGGAAGCCCTGTTCAAGAACATCGTCAAGACCTGTATCGAGGAAAAAGCCACTTACACGGTTTCGTCTGAAGCCATGCCTGACTTTGAAAACAGCGAAATCCCGGGCGTTCTCTTTGACAAAAGCCGAGCAGACAGAAAAGTCGTCGCAGCACCAGAAAATGCTGTCATGCCGGCAAGAGGCAGATTCGACTGGACAGCCAAGGGCGTGGTCACATCGATAAAGGACCAGACCGACAAAGCCGGCACCTGCTGGGCCTTCGCCATGTGCGGCGTCTTCGAGTCCTCGATGGCCATCAGGACCGGCAAGCTCTACGACATTTCCGAGCAGGACCTGATCAACTGCAATCCGTACATGAGCGGAATCGATGGCGGCTATACTTACGCCGCAGACTGGCTGGCTGAAAAGGGCGTCTGCTCTGAGGCTGACTGTCCTTACACAGCTTCCATGGGAAACTGCTGCGAGTCATTGAAGAGGCCTTTCAGGGCGAAGCCTTACGTTTATGTCAAAAATACGGTAGCTGACATCAAGTACTTTCTTCAGCAGTGGGGGCCATTGTATACCACCGTCTCGGC
The sequence above is drawn from the Candidatus Wallbacteria bacterium genome and encodes:
- a CDS encoding cytidine deaminase, which encodes MKLASGDRKLIQEAINVIIRSRPVRLKDTGDVGAALITPEGNVYSGVCLGFQCGIGTCGEYQAIGAMISGGEKVIRAIVAVWFDDKTGRYQVIPPCGKCRETISQICRENRNTEVIISESEKVKLSELLPHPWEYIMEKGPDSE
- a CDS encoding C1 family peptidase, translated to MKYYPQLVIACLFAASISIQAMSAGQVADREKIRAKEALFKNIVKTCIEEKATYTVSSEAMPDFENSEIPGVLFDKSRADRKVVAAPENAVMPARGRFDWTAKGVVTSIKDQTDKAGTCWAFAMCGVFESSMAIRTGKLYDISEQDLINCNPYMSGIDGGYTYAADWLAEKGVCSEADCPYTASMGNCCESLKRPFRAKPYVYVKNTVADIKYFLQQWGPLYTTVSADNQFQAYSGGVYNHETGAGNNHAVMIVGWDDTAGKGCWIIKNSYGTNWGTSGFMYIEYGKSGIGEDTTFIGY
- a CDS encoding ORF6N domain-containing protein, which gives rise to MNNENIAVEIPEAFLEQRIFLIRGKKVLLDRDLAMLYGVKTKVLNQAVHRNIERFPADFMFQLNNDEMKNWKSQFVTSKSLRLGLRKCPFAFTELGIAMLSSVLMSSRAIQVNISIVRTFVRLREIMSTHKELREQIELLEQKYDRQFMVVFDAIKKLLAQPPGSRRKIGFTP
- a CDS encoding adenosine deaminase is translated as MITTRSFVSFLESGDISGLRSVPKSDLHNHGIYGGNQDYIRRKTGAHLKLESSLNGLTGMAGWCDTHLKPLYRDVEGLLLLFESAFIQAAEDGVTRLEMSLDSKYAGFFGGNCQGYVDAIRKLHQEFAPQIDFRPEIGINRCLPTAELYPAVKKFIDTGYFKSIDLYGDEFARLVENFKEIYRMAGEKGLKLKAHVGEAGTAEDIVRAVEVLNLTEIQHGIAAATSEKVMDFLAERSVQLNICPESNITLGYSSDYTTPARILFDNGVRITINTDDCLIFGKGLSEQYLKLYQSGTFSAADLDSIRLNGLNSRQ